One window of the Pyrus communis chromosome 17, drPyrComm1.1, whole genome shotgun sequence genome contains the following:
- the LOC137723103 gene encoding serine/threonine-protein kinase PCRK1-like, translating to MKCFSFYIGEKKDEPKSTNTTFTDADMKRSGSELDSQNISDASTESLRRNQYPSFSQRPSNLRVFSVSELKSATKNFSRSVMVGEGGFGCVYKGLIKSEEDPSKKLEVAVKQLSKRGLQGHKEWVTEVNVLGVVEHPNLVKLVGYCAEDDERGIQRLLIYEYMPNGSVENHLASRLDPLSWAMRLRIAQDAARGLAYLHEEMDFQIIFRDFKSSNILLDDQWNAKLSDFGMARLGPSEGLTHVSTAVVGTMGYAAPEYIQTGRLTSKNDVWSYGVFLYELITGRRPLDRNRPKSEQKLLEWVKPYLSDVKKFRLIIDPKLEGKYPLKSAQRLAIVANKCLVRLPKNRPMMSEVLEMVNQIIEAPSGQKKTMEVPSIEKKIREVPSSQNKFMKTPTGTESEQLPPKNLAPIETCRDVETMNQRRNVDLRRRETGWLSRSWTPKFLRT from the exons ATGAAGTGCTTCTCATTCTACATTGGAGAAAAGAAGGACGAACCAAAGAGTACAAATACAACTTTTACCGATGCTGATATGAAGAGATCTGGATCTGAGTTAGATTCACAGAATATCTCTGATGCGAGCACAGAATCCCTGAGGAGGAACCAATATCCTAGCTTCTCTCAGAGACCCAGCAACCTCAGAGTATTCTCAGTTTCGGAGCTGAAGTCTGCCACGAAGAACTTTAGCCGCTCTGTCATGGTTGGAGAGGGCGGGTTTGGGTGTGTCTATAAAGGGCTGATTAAAAGTGAAGAAGATCCTTCTAAAAAACTTGAAGTTGCCGTGAAACAGCTCAGTAAAAGAGGCTTGCAG GGGCACAAGGAATGGGTGACAGAAGTTAATGTTCTTGGGGTGGTCGAGCATCCAAACCTTGTCAAACTAGTGGGCTACTGTGCTGAGGATGATGAACGAGGAATCCAACGACTTCTAATTTATGAATACATGCCTAATGGAAGTGTAGAGAACCATTTAGCCAGTCGTTTAGATCCTCTTTCATGGGCCATGAGATTGAGAATAGCACAAGATGCTGCTCGTGGCTTGGCatacttacatgaagaaatggACTTTCAG ATCATTTTCAGGGATTTTAAATCTTCAAATATTCTTCTGGATGATCAATGGAATGCAAAGCTATCAGACTTCGGAATGGCTAGGTTGGGCCCGTCAGAAGGATTAACCCACGTCTCAACAGCG GTTGTTGGAACCATGGGATACGCAGCACCTGAGTATATCCAGACCGGACGTCTAACATCTAAGAATGATGTGTGGAGCTATGGGGTCTTCCTTTATGAACTCATCACAGGTAGGCGTCCTCTAGATCGAAACCGCCCTAAGAGTGAGCAGAAGCTCTTAGAGTGGGTAAAGCCTTACCTGTCAGACGTTAAGAAGTTCCGGCTAATAATTGACCCTAAGCTTGAAGGTAAATACCCCCTCAAATCAGCTCAAAGGCTTGCAATTGTAGCCAACAAATGCTTGGTCAGACTCCCCAAGAATCGTCCTATGATGAGCGAGGTATTGGAGATGGTAAATCAAATTATAGAGGCTCCATCAGGCCAAAAGAAAACTATGGAGGTACCCTCAATCGAAAAGAAAATAAGGGAGGTACCATCAAGCCAAAACAAGTTTATGAAGACACCAACAGGAACGGAAAGTGAGCAACTGCCCCCCAAGAATTTAGCACCAATAGAAACTTGCCGGGATGTTGAAACAATGAACCAGAGAAGAAATGTGGATTTGAGGAGGAGAGAAACTGGATGGTTGTCTCGCTCGTGGACACCAAAATTTTTAAGGACATGA
- the LOC137723369 gene encoding uncharacterized protein isoform X1 translates to MEGRFSRTRRPSAFPAEFLTAARSLMEQAEAHNAEVLEAARAFKGFTYSKSIYYLEPWSMPGFAQREQAAVASGMAMLKAKIDRGEIPGIVKGQGRIFLKKRRCEFPIPGAGELREKRPDFVPATVEKDARSNGIPGISMKKLVSNSLLLQLICSVFHLCFLVCIPTSNRKERRRAKIYIHRKPHIPATFVLSCNLRLHAGHSHRHTDRTWSCVLFTCSFRCMHECMYVSNASCQAIIVCHISV, encoded by the exons ATGGAAGGAAGATTTTCCAGGACTCGCAGACCTTCTGCTTTTCCGG CTGAGTTTTTAACCGCTGCTCGTTCTTTGATGGAGCAAGCGGAGGCACACAACGCTGAGGTTCTGGAGGCTGCTCGGGCGTTCAAAGGATTTACATATTCAAAGAGCATTTATTATTTAGAGCCTTGGAGTATGCCCGGATTT GCTCAAAGAGAGCAAGCTGCTGTGGCTTCCGGGATGGCTATGTTGAAGGCTAAGATTGACAGGGGCGAAATTCCTGGCATTGTTAAGGGGCAAGGGAG GATTTTCCTTAAGAAGCGCAGATGCGAGTTCCCAATTCCAGGAGCTGGGGAACTGAGGGAGAAGCGTCCAGATTTTGTACCG GCCACTGTGGAGAAAGATGCAAGGAGTAATGGCATTCCTGGCATTAGTATGAAGAAGTTAGTTTCCAATTCCCTTTTACTTCAATTAATTTGTTCTGTTTTTCATTTATGCTTTTTGGTATGCATTCCCACATCCAacagaaaagagagaagaagagcaaAGATATATATACACAGAAAGCCCCACATACCTGCTACTTTTGTATTATCGTGCAATTTAAGATTACATGCAGGCCATAGCCATAGGCACACAGATAGGACCTGGTCATGTGTGTTGTTCACTTGTTCGTTTAGATGTATGCATGAATGTATGTACGTGTCGAATGCTTCCTGCCAAGCAATTATTGTATGTCATATCAGTGTGTAA
- the LOC137723369 gene encoding uncharacterized protein isoform X4 translates to MEGRFSRTRRPSAFPAEFLTAARSLMEQAEAHNAEVLEAARAFKGFTYSKSIYYLEPWSMPGFAQREQAAVASGMAMLKAKIDRGEIPGIVKGQGRIFLKKRRCEFPIPGAGELREKRPDFVPATVEKDARSNGIPGISMKKVSSSKKNWFWQCLGEEFNHQHSLAALLQRARK, encoded by the exons ATGGAAGGAAGATTTTCCAGGACTCGCAGACCTTCTGCTTTTCCGG CTGAGTTTTTAACCGCTGCTCGTTCTTTGATGGAGCAAGCGGAGGCACACAACGCTGAGGTTCTGGAGGCTGCTCGGGCGTTCAAAGGATTTACATATTCAAAGAGCATTTATTATTTAGAGCCTTGGAGTATGCCCGGATTT GCTCAAAGAGAGCAAGCTGCTGTGGCTTCCGGGATGGCTATGTTGAAGGCTAAGATTGACAGGGGCGAAATTCCTGGCATTGTTAAGGGGCAAGGGAG GATTTTCCTTAAGAAGCGCAGATGCGAGTTCCCAATTCCAGGAGCTGGGGAACTGAGGGAGAAGCGTCCAGATTTTGTACCG GCCACTGTGGAGAAAGATGCAAGGAGTAATGGCATTCCTGGCATTAGTATGAAGAA GGTATCATCTTCCAAGAAAAACTGGTTCTGGCAATGCCTCGGTGAAGAATTCAATCATCAGCACTCACTTGCAGCGCTTTTGCAACGCGCTCGAAAATAA
- the LOC137723369 gene encoding uncharacterized protein isoform X2: MEGRFSRTRRPSAFPAEFLTAARSLMEQAEAHNAEVLEAARAFKGFTYSKSIYYLEPWSMPGFAQREQAAVASGMAMLKAKIDRGEIPGIVKGQGRIFLKKRRCEFPIPGAGELREKRPDFVPATVEKDARSNGIPGISMKKYHVHGEMPVGEFVFFYSAADRAPPVQASVYLLQKH; this comes from the exons ATGGAAGGAAGATTTTCCAGGACTCGCAGACCTTCTGCTTTTCCGG CTGAGTTTTTAACCGCTGCTCGTTCTTTGATGGAGCAAGCGGAGGCACACAACGCTGAGGTTCTGGAGGCTGCTCGGGCGTTCAAAGGATTTACATATTCAAAGAGCATTTATTATTTAGAGCCTTGGAGTATGCCCGGATTT GCTCAAAGAGAGCAAGCTGCTGTGGCTTCCGGGATGGCTATGTTGAAGGCTAAGATTGACAGGGGCGAAATTCCTGGCATTGTTAAGGGGCAAGGGAG GATTTTCCTTAAGAAGCGCAGATGCGAGTTCCCAATTCCAGGAGCTGGGGAACTGAGGGAGAAGCGTCCAGATTTTGTACCG GCCACTGTGGAGAAAGATGCAAGGAGTAATGGCATTCCTGGCATTAGTATGAAGAA ATATCATGTCCATGGTGAGATGCCAGTTGgggaatttgtttttttttattcggcAGCAGATCGTGCTCCCCCTGTCCAAGCCTctgtttatcttcttcaaaaacATTGA
- the LOC137723369 gene encoding uncharacterized protein isoform X3, with product MEGRFSRTRRPSAFPAEFLTAARSLMEQAEAHNAEVLEAARAFKGFTYSKSIYYLEPWSMPGFAQREQAAVASGMAMLKAKIDRGEIPGIVKGQGRIFLKKRRCEFPIPGAGELREKRPDFVPVTVEKDARSNGIPGISTKKYHVHGEMPVGEFVFFYSAADRAPPVQASVYLLQKH from the exons ATGGAAGGAAGATTTTCCAGGACTCGCAGACCTTCTGCTTTTCCGG CTGAGTTTTTAACCGCTGCTCGTTCTTTGATGGAGCAAGCGGAGGCACACAACGCTGAGGTTCTGGAGGCTGCTCGGGCGTTCAAAGGATTTACATATTCAAAGAGCATTTATTATTTAGAGCCTTGGAGTATGCCCGGATTT GCTCAAAGAGAGCAAGCTGCTGTGGCTTCCGGGATGGCTATGTTGAAGGCTAAGATTGACAGGGGCGAAATTCCTGGCATTGTTAAGGGGCAAGGGAG GATTTTCCTTAAGAAGCGCAGATGCGAGTTCCCAATTCCAGGAGCTGGGGAACTGAGGGAGAAGCGTCCAGATTTTGTACCG GTCACTGTGGAGAAAGATGCAAGGAGTAATGGCATTCCTGGCATTAGTACGAAGAA ATATCATGTCCATGGTGAGATGCCAGTTGgggaatttgtttttttttattcggcAGCAGATCGTGCTCCCCCTGTCCAAGCCTctgtttatcttcttcaaaaacATTGA